A section of the Phaseolus vulgaris cultivar G19833 chromosome 8, P. vulgaris v2.0, whole genome shotgun sequence genome encodes:
- the LOC137823545 gene encoding uncharacterized protein: MASFLTTSAISYSPVNNGSRGFGKSGDFSKGRCCIKAMKIEKSLEELYNVKVERKVSPERLTQLGVSKWSVWKTGESRLPWDWQVDQLVYIEEGEVRVVPQGSKRFMQFLAGDLVRYPKWFEADLWFDGPYQERYSFRAYGDD; the protein is encoded by the coding sequence ATGGCAAGCTTTTTGACAACATCGGCCATCAGCTATTCTCCTGTCAACAATGGTTCCAGGGGATTTGGCAAGTCAGGGGATTTTTCTAAAGGAAGGTGTTGCATAAAAGCAATGAAGATAGAAAAATCATTGGAGGAATTGTACAATGTGAAAGTGGAAAGAAAAGTTTCTCCTGAGAGACTAACCCAGCTTGGAGTATCAAAATGGTCAGTGTGGAAGACTGGGGAAAGCAGGCTCCCCTGGGATTGGCAGGTAGACCAACTGGTGTACATAGAAGAAGGGGAAGTGAGAGTTGTACCTCAAGGAAGTAAGCGTTTCATGCAATTTTTGGCTGGAGACTTGGTCCGGTACCCAAAGTGGTTTGAAGCTGACCTCTGGTTCGATGGCCCATATCAAGAACGTTATAGTTTCAGAGCATATGGTGATGACTAA
- the LOC137823544 gene encoding serine/threonine protein phosphatase 2A 59 kDa regulatory subunit B' gamma isoform-like, which produces MIKQILGKIPRKPSKSSHGNSDGEGGFNDGFSLNSSSNTLLKSNSVSSKSSSSGSVGSRSGNESIAQHYTNQAKKSASISGSIMASTVYEALPSFRDVPSSEKQNLFIRKLNMCCVVFDFNDPAKHLKEKDVKRQTLLELVDYVSSVNSKFNESAMLEMTKMVATNLFRALPSSNHDGKLADISEPDEEEPVLEPAWPHLQIVYEFLFRFVASPETDAKLAKRYIDHSFVLKLLDLFDSEDQRERDYLKTILHRIYGKFMVHRPFIRKAINNIFYLFIFETEKHSGIAELLEILGSIINGFALPLKAEHKLFLVRALIPLHKPKCVSLYHQQLSYCITQFVEKDVKLADTVIRGLLKYWPITNSAKEVMFLGELEEVLEATQPAEFQRCVIPLFRRIGRCLNSLHFQVAERALFLWNNDHIRNLILQNSKMILPMIFPALEKNIRGHWNQAVQSLTLNVRKIFSDADQAVFDECLMRFQEEEIKNREKLEKRESIWKQLEDVAAANVVSNEAILVSRFVSSVAITTSANQLATAGG; this is translated from the exons ATGATTAAACAGATTTTAGGTAAAATACCTCGCAAACCCTCAAAATCATCTCACGGCAATTCAGACGGGGAAGGAGGGTTTAATGATGGTTTCTCACTGAACTCATCTTCTAATACCCTCTTGAAGTCGAATTCCGTTTCTTCAAAATCTTCGAGTTCTGGTTCAGTTGGGTCTCGTTCTGGGAATGAGAGTATTGCTCAACACTATACCAATCAAGCTAAGAAATCAGCTTCTATATCGGGTTCAATAATGGCTTCTACAGTTTATGAGGCTTTGCCTAGTTTTAGGGATGTCCCTAGCTCGGAGAAGCAGAAtctttttattagaaaattGAATATGTGCTGTGTGGTGTTTGATTTTAATGATCCGGCCAAGcatctcaaggagaaggacgtCAAACGGCAAACTCTGCTTGAGCTTGTTGATTACGTTTCATCTGTGAATTCGAAGTTTAACGAGTCAGCGATGCTGGAGATGACAAAGATGGTAGCAACCAATTTGTTTCGCGCTTTACCTTCTTCGAATCATGATGGGAAGTTGGCAGATATCAGTGAGCCTGATGAAGAGGAACCTGTTTTGGAACCGGCGTGGCCTCATCTGCAGATTGTGTACGAATTTCTCTTTAGATTTGTTGCTTCACCTGAGACAGATGCTAAGCTTGCGAAAAGATACATTGATCACTCGTTTGTGTTGAAGCTGCTTGACCTTTTTGACTCGGAAGACCAAAGAGAGAGGGATTACCTGAAGACTATTCTCCACCGTATTTATGGGAAGTTCATGGTGCATCGACCATTCATTAGAAAAGCTATCAACAATATCTTTTACTTGTTCATATTTGAGACAGAGAAACATAGCGGGATTGCAGAGTTGCTTGAAATATTGGGCAGCATAATTAATGGTTTTGCTTTGCCTTTAAAGGCAGAGCATAAACTGTTCCTTGTCCGGGCACTGATTCCGCTACACAAGCCTAAGTGCGTTTCTCTTTATCATCAACAGCTTTCTTATTGTATTACTCAGTTTGTCGAGAAGGATGTCAAGCTAGCTGATACTGTGATTAGAGGCCTTTTGAAATATTGGCCGATAACTAATAGTGCAAAGGAGGTAATGTTCCTTGGTGAGTTGGAGGAAGTTTTAGAGGCAACTCAACCAGCAGAGTTTCAGAGATGTGTGATCCCATTATTTCGTCGAATTGGTAGATGCCTTAATAGCTTACACTTTCAG GTAGCTGAACGAGCTCTGTTTCTGTGGAACAATGACCATATTCGAAATTTGATCTTACAAAACAGCAAAATGATACTGCCTATGATATTCCCTGCTTTGGAGAAAAATATACGGGGCCATTGGAACCAAGCTGTTCAGAGTTTGACCCTGAATGTTAGAAAAATATTCTCTGATGCCGATCAGGCAGTTTTTGACGAGTGCTTGATGAGATTtcaagaagaagaaatcaagAATAGGGAGAAGCTAGAAAAGCGGGAATCCATATGGAAACAACTGGAAGATGTTGCTGCAGCTAATGTTGTAAGCAATGAGGCCATCCTTGTCTCAAGGTTTGTGTCCTCGGTCGCTATCACAACAAGTGCAAATCAATTGGCTACTGCCGGAGGTTGA